CATGCTAAAACCGTCCTTAATGTAACCGCGATACCGTTTTCCTTGTTTTACGCCGCTGGAATCTGTACCCTCTTGTACATGGAATTCTCGCCGCGCCGCTATCAGGCATCAAAACTCATCGCCGGGGTCGTCCGCAAAGGGCACCCCTGGATACACCGCGACGCCCTTTCGTCCGCCATCGAGGCGATTCCGCCGGGAAGTCTTGTCCGCATTGTGGACGGCCAGAACCAGTTTTGCGCCAACGCCATTTACGAGCCGCATGGCAGCATCGCGCTCCGCATCCTGCCCGGCGGCGACCCGCTGACCCCCGGCGTCTTCCGCGAACTTCTGCGCGATCTGTGCGAAAAGAAAAAAGGATCGGACGAGGCCTGCCGCCTCATCAACGGCGAAGGGGATTTATTTCCCGGCCTCACCTGCGATATCTATGGCAAAGTTGCGGTCTGGCAGCCCTACCTTGCATTTTGGGATTCGCTGCTGCCGCTGTTCGCCGATGAAGTAACAAAGCAGCTTGGCGCCGCAACGCACCTGCTCAAACCTCCCACCCAGCGGGGCGGCCCAACAACCGTGCTGGCGGGCGAACCGGTGGAAGAGCCGATCAGCTTTTCCGAAGGCGGACTCACGTTTCTTGCGTTCCCCTTCACCGGCCAAAAATCAGGGTTTTACCTCGACCTGCGGGGGGCGCGGCAACACCTGCCGAAGATGACGCTGGGGCGGCGGACGCTCAACCTTTTTTCCAACAACGGCGCGTTCACGCTGATCGCCCGGCGGCACGGGGCGACGGAGCTGCTCTCCGTCGACGGCGACCCAAAGGCCCGCGCGCAGGCGAAGCTATTGATGGAGGCCAACGGCTACGCGCTGCCCGATGAAGAGTGGATCACCGGCGATGTGTTCGACGTTTTGCAAAAGCTTGCGGCGGAGGGGCGGCAATTCGATCTCGTCATCATCGATCCGCCGAATATGTGTACGAACAAATCGTCGCTGATACCGGCGCTGAAGGGATGGGAAAAACTGCTCCGGCTCGGCGGCGCGTTGCTATCGGATACCGGAGCGCTGCTCGCCATCAACTGCTCGTCGTTCATGCCGAAAAAGGCGTGCGAAGACGCCGTGGCGGAATTGAAGCTGATTGCGCGTAAAACCGGCGGCCTGCCGCCGGATCACACCACACGCCCGGCGTTCCCCGAAGGACACTATCTCAAGTGGTGGGTCTATACGAAATAGTCCCTGACGCGCCCCTGCGGCGGGTACCACAGGTTTCAACCTGTGGTTGTTTCCAAAAGAAACAATTCCGCTTGCCCCTTACAGGGCAACAACAGGATAAATCCTGTTGTACCGTCAGCGTTCTATCGGGGCGCCCGGCACCTGGTTCATGCCGGCCATGCCCGGGGCGATGTTGTAGACTTTCTCAAAGCCGTTGCCGGCCAGCGTGGCCGAAGCGCGGCGGCTGCGGACGCCGGAGCGGCAGATCACCAGCACTTTCTTTTTCTTGAACGCGGCGATTTCATCGATGCGGCGGGCCAGGTCGTCCACCGGTATCAGCTTGGCCCCTTTCAGGTGTCCCAGTTCGGCGTTGAATTCCTGCTCTGAACGGACATCGAGAATAAGGATGTCCTTTTCGGTCTTCATCATCTGCACGGCATCGGTACCGGACAGGTCGGTGTAGCCGGTCACATCGGCGGCGAATACGTCAAATCCTTTGCGAATAAATCCCAGTCCAAACATTGTCAGCAAAACTCCCGCTATGACGATAGTTTTTTTCACGTTCATTACCTCTCTGGAAACTTCCGTTGTTGGTGTTATAGAACCGTGCCGTCAAAAATGGATTCAGGCAAACAAGGCAACCGCATTCAGAATACCCCAAAAAAATGGCGGAAAATAGTGACCGCCGCCAAAAAATAAGGGAAATAATTGCCTCCTAAACCAATGGTGCTCGGCCAAAAAAGTTTTCTTGCGGGATTAATAACCAATAAAAACAAATAGATGTCTAATTGCCGTGATTTTTGGCACACCGCTTGCTTATTAAATTTGTAAAAGAGCGAGGAGACCATGAAAACATTGCTGGAAGTTGAGTTGAAGGAAGTGACGAAGCGAAGGGTTGCCGTCCGGGTT
This portion of the Nitrospinota bacterium genome encodes:
- a CDS encoding class I SAM-dependent rRNA methyltransferase — its product is MEFSPRRYQASKLIAGVVRKGHPWIHRDALSSAIEAIPPGSLVRIVDGQNQFCANAIYEPHGSIALRILPGGDPLTPGVFRELLRDLCEKKKGSDEACRLINGEGDLFPGLTCDIYGKVAVWQPYLAFWDSLLPLFADEVTKQLGAATHLLKPPTQRGGPTTVLAGEPVEEPISFSEGGLTFLAFPFTGQKSGFYLDLRGARQHLPKMTLGRRTLNLFSNNGAFTLIARRHGATELLSVDGDPKARAQAKLLMEANGYALPDEEWITGDVFDVLQKLAAEGRQFDLVIIDPPNMCTNKSSLIPALKGWEKLLRLGGALLSDTGALLAINCSSFMPKKACEDAVAELKLIARKTGGLPPDHTTRPAFPEGHYLKWWVYTK
- a CDS encoding rhodanese-like domain-containing protein, coding for MNVKKTIVIAGVLLTMFGLGFIRKGFDVFAADVTGYTDLSGTDAVQMMKTEKDILILDVRSEQEFNAELGHLKGAKLIPVDDLARRIDEIAAFKKKKVLVICRSGVRSRRASATLAGNGFEKVYNIAPGMAGMNQVPGAPIER